From Oncorhynchus mykiss isolate Arlee chromosome 6, USDA_OmykA_1.1, whole genome shotgun sequence, the proteins below share one genomic window:
- the rflna gene encoding refilin-A: MVGHLHLQAMDDSLEGKNREGLLDSPDSGLPPSPSPPFYSLSPGLLESRSGSCTTPVENHGYYKKESKEGKLLPYLLLNSTGTDLKARMYPVFFGESIEVNPKPETEIKCNSEVKYDSDKHYRDLVYCAPVPTVTSYSETVIAMQNCTWRSYKSQVYLEPRQRPLHYQSTTIVYPKHAKNTYRTTLNYNATGSQRWFVSTVQLESSEDSSPCIIYTEDL, from the exons ATGGTGGGGCACCTACATTTACAAGCTATGGATGACAGTCTGGAAGGAAAGAATCGGGAGGGACTACTTGACAGTCCGGATTCGGGACTCCCTCCGAGTCCAAGTCCGCCCTTCTATTCGCTGTCCCCCGGTCTGCTCGAGTCGCGCTCCGGGAGTTGTACGACGCCAGTCGAGAACCATGGATACTATAAAAAGGAGAGCAAAGAAGGCAAACTG CTGCCGTACCTTCTCCTGAACTCAACGGGGACGGACCTGAAGGCACGCATGTACCCTGTGTTCTTTGGGGAGAGCATCGAGGTCAACCCAAAACCTGAAACAGAGATCAA GTGTAACTCTGAGGTGAAGTATGACTCAGACAAGCACTACCGGGACCTGGTGTACTGCGCTCCTGTTCCAACGGTGACGTCCTACAGCGAGACGGTCATTGCCATGCAGAACTGCACCTGGAGGAGTTACAAGTCACAGGTATACCTAGAGCCGCGCCAGAGGCCCCTGCACTACCAGAGCACCACCATTGTGTACCCCAAACACGCCAAGAACACTTACCGCACCACGCTCAACTACAACGCTACGGGTTCCCAACGGTGGTTTGTCTCCACCGTCCAGCTGGAGTCCAGTGAGGACAGCAGCCCCTGCATCATCTATACAGAGGACCTCTAA